A genomic window from Anopheles ziemanni chromosome X, idAnoZiCoDA_A2_x.2, whole genome shotgun sequence includes:
- the LOC131291352 gene encoding lysophosphatidylcholine acyltransferase-like, translating into MNFQRLTQISNPDTRISEFEYVNPFVLKLELDDTWTKLKTYLMTIFLLPIRAILMSLCLVVAWMFASIGLYGLTEKERRSIPISGWRREMRELTALAMRLLYFFGSFHYIKVYGECATPREAPFVVVGPHYSLFDSIVVAFCGPSTVVAKSKAADLPLIGKIIDITQPIYVCREDANSRHMTRHLIVERVISKEDWPQILVFPEGTCSNGKAIVQFKPGAFGPGLPVQPVAIRYPNAVNTVSWTWEGPGVPTLLWRTLTTLHTSFEIHFLPVYYPNDQERSDAKLYALNVRNYIASAIGIPGTEHGLNDCKLMNYMIAIGMPYYAWSHDIAKMRKWLGLTDGTVEERLVEQYAPFTDEHAHVTLDEFARRLGVAREDHSTRILFKIFNKDKDTCGLIDFREYLLLALFLSTLGKPKLELLKLLFKLYSGAHGGLVTREGLYRAMKYLSTVTPSQCDQLFVKADSTNRGLVSFDQFEAIINYHPVLLDLQELNEPKPYAAQQQSPSN; encoded by the exons ATGAACTTTCAACGATTAACGCAGATCAGCAATCCTGATACGCGGATTAGCGAGTTTGAGTACGTCAATCCCTTCGTACTGAAGCTGGAGTTGGATGATACTTGGACGAAGCTGAAG aCCTATTTGATGACGATATTTCTCCTGCCGATACGTGCGATCTTGATGAGTCTATGTCTGGTAGTGGCATGGATGTTTGCCTCGATCGGCCTGTACGGGCTAACGGAAAAAGAGCGCCGCTCGATACCGATTTCTGGCTGGCGACG agAAATGCGTGAATTAACGGCGTTGGCTATGCGACTATTGTACTTTTTTGGATCATTTCACTACATCAAGGTGTATGGAGAATGTGCTACACCCCGTGAGGCACCGTTCGTAGTCGTGGGACCACACTATAGTCTTTTCGACTCTATAGTCGTTGCATTCTGTGGCCCGTCAACAGTAGTGGCCAAGAGCAAAGCAGCTGATTTACCCCTTATTGGCA AAATAATTGACATAACCCAGCCAATCTACGTTTGCCGAGAGGATGCAAATTCGCGCCATATGACACGCCACCTGATAGTCGAGCGCGTTATCTCAAAGGAGGACTGGCCGCAGATTTTGGTGTTCCCTGAAGGTACCTGTAGCAACGGAAAGGCGATAGTTCAATTTAAACCAGGTGCATTCGGCCCTGGACTGCCCGTGCAACCAGTTGCAATCCGGTACCCGAATGCCGTCAACACGGTTTCTTGGACGTGGGAGGGACCTGGCGT ACCAACCCTGCTCTGGCGCACACTGACGACCCTGCACACCAGTTTCGAGATACACTTCCTGCCGGTATACTATCCGAACGATCAGGAGCGGAGCGATGCCAAGCTGTATGCACTGAATGTGCGCAACTACATTGCGTCTGCAATCGgcattcccggaaccgaaCACGGACTCAACGACTGCAAGCTAATGAACTACATGATTGCGATTGGCATGCCGTACTATGCATGGAGCCATGACATCGCAAAAATGCGCAAATGGTTAGG ATTAACCGATGGAACTGTTGAGGAGCGTTTGGTCGAGCAGTATGCACCATTTACGGATGAACATGCCCATGTTACACTGGATGAATTCGCGAGAAGGTTGGGCGTTGCGAGGGAAGACCACTCGACcagaattttgtttaaaatattcaacaaa GACAAGGATACTTGTGGATTGATTGACTTCCGAGAGTACTTGCTGCTTGCGTTGTTCCTGTCCACGTTGGGGAAACCGAAGCTCGAGCTTCTGAAGCTGCTATTTAAG CTGTACAGTGGTGCACACGGTGGTTTAGTAACCCGCGAAGGGCTGTACCGAGCCATGAAATATCTTTCAACTGTAACACCATCACAGTGCGACCAGCTTTTTGTGAAAGCAGATAGTACAAACCGAGGTCTAGTTTCCTTTG ATCAATTTGAGGCCATTATCAACTATCACCCAGTGCTGCTTGATTTGCAGGAACTGAACGAACCAAAGCCGTACGCAGCCCAACAACAGTCGCCGTCCAACTGA
- the LOC131290614 gene encoding uncharacterized protein LOC131290614 → MCIRIPSRDSNLKRTRDLLDALARFSYFDRWSDDQRRDFCHRARIRQFEPDQTIFVEGKAPVNYAHFVLSGECGLLQCLNLHKHCDPRTGVTRYKLARSQPTEDEIARFHRRRQERLGSSTDTPSTKPTTNQLSIRTSSPWESHFVDIATYSSGAVFGVGEHMVDRAVFARSRVQCLLIPRYWLLEKPQNRGNIWNRVRIFLEQRQPPRERLFRWFLSELMWHRYRRQLVGDFVAVHAPRHLPRLLDVPLVCRIEECDVNVTS, encoded by the exons ATGTgcattcgaatcccaagtagagattcgaatctcaaga GAACCAGAGACCTGCTAGATGCTCTGGCACGGTTTTCCTACTTCGACCGCTGGTCCGACGACCAGCGGCGCGATTTTTGCCACCGGGCACGGATACGCCAGTTCGAGCCCGACCAGACCATTTTTGTTGAAGGTAAAGCACCGGTAAACTACGCCCATTTCGTACTTAGTGGCGAGTGTGGTCTGCTTCAGTGTCTGAATCTGCATAAGCATTGCGATCCGCGGACCGGAGTGACGCGCTACAAGTTAGCCCGGTCGCAGCCTACCGAGGATGAGATCGCACGGTTTCATCGACGTCGACAGGAACGTCTAGGGAGTTCGACCGATACACCGTCGACCAAACCAACGACAAACCAACTAAG catacgcacatcaagCCCCTGGGAGTCCCATTTCGTGGACATTGCCACGTATAGCAGCGGTGCGGTGTTTGGGGTCGGCGAGCATATGGTAGACCGGGCGGTGTTTGCTCGAAGCCGCGTCCAGTGCCTGCTGATACCGCGCTACTGGCTGCTGGAGAAGCCGCAAAACCGGGGCAACATCTGGAACCGCGTCCGGATCTTTCTCGAGCAGCGTCAGCCGCCGCGCGAGCGTCTTTTTCGCTGGTTTCTCAGTGAGCTGATGTGGCACCGCTACCGACGGCAGCTGGTGGGCGATTTTGTAGCCGTGCACGCTCCGCGACACCTCCCGAGACTGTTGGACGTACCGCTAGTGTGTCGAATCGAGGAGTGTGACGTCAATGTGACCAGCTAG
- the LOC131290616 gene encoding involucrin-like yields the protein MVDNEVVACEDTSYILEDDDDYSDDMLNDNVPTEEPEAITFLEGLQRWALASKIALVHAGYLVCLAILLVANCAIAAKEGGAIERKLNIDPALRKALLRALRHLKERQEEEKQEHLLSDSNTTEENFATTILDEILEESSVADDQENARVRAADTPAIEFHTYVTNSPREETDTLEGEVEQRESDPVTVGSAGTNEIIKTIIIAKPKSTLSTPKLESENEIVPQVLLDGNTVALPSADSSTTTSPVPSATITNTVPPVSTTAAPTHNEDGENIEQVKSEDVKIFQAPLVAAFTVQQDQLGVSRNVIPLLQTPPKQQTAQPSSGSSSNGSAASASSEPMPTLLPPQVSGMPVPEVTRALEEKTRQLEQQLIALQNQQRAQEQLLRAKLQQEQAIIQQQQIQLQQQKQRLDEETRLRIHRFEQEQRLFRQQQQQQQLFQPLQLQQQLPSQQQLLPFKPSQASQQIAPQPTFIQELPRPGPAVQFIPSVSLPGGKPIPISVEQQLPFKEAVDFQASQQAPQQSQPSTTVEQVKAISQPTPPLPPQPPQLARDQALPLKPFQPFNLFPVLPPLQLGPSPFDQQQLPPLQQRNRIFRQEPATGNFGLNQQPFRPSQPFASDSQNLQNLLFQSGITSRSAEDFNIITKVLALNHGIPQASSQRMFAKLSPEQQRQLLFRK from the coding sequence GCAGGATATTTGGTATGCCTGGCAATATTGCTGGTAGCCAACTGCGCGATTGCGGCGAAGGAAGGTGGTGCTATCGAGCGGAAGCTCAACATCGATCCAGCCCTAAGGAAGGCGTTGCTACGCGCCCTTCGTCACTTGAAAGAGCgacaggaggaggagaagcaaGAGCATCTATTAAGCGACTCCAACACAACCGAGGAGAACTTCGCCACTACCATCCTGGACGAGATTCTAGAGGAGAGTTCGGTGGCGGACGACCAAGAGAACGCACGCGTTCGTGCTGCAGATACGCCCGCCATCGAATTCCACACGTATGTCACGAACAGCCCACGGGAAGAGACCGACACCCTCGAGGGTGAGGTTGAGCAACGGGAATCGGACCCGGTCACGGTGGGATCAGCAGGGACGAACGAAATCATCAAGACGATCATCATCGCGAAGCCTAAATCAACTCTAAGCACACCGAAACTAGAATCCGAGAATGAGATCGTTCCACAGGTGCTACTAGATGGTAACACCGTTGCTTTACCGTCAGCAGATTCCAGTACCACCACGTCTCCTGTTCCTTCAGCTACCATAACGAACACAGTACCTCCAGTGTCGACGACAGCTGCTCCAACTCACAACGAAGACGGTGAAAACATTGAGCAGGTAAAGTCGGAGGATGTTAAGATATTCCAGGCACCGCTTGTAGCGGCTTTCACAGTCCAACAGGATCAGCTAGGTGTTTCACGCAATGTCATCCCACTGCTGCAAACTCCTCCAAAGCAGCAGACTGCCCAACCGTCTTCTGGTTCCAGCTCTAACGGCTCCGCAGCATCAGCCAGCTCCGAACCTATGCCTACACTACTCCCTCCGCAAGTCTCGGGTATGCCGGTGCCAGAAGTCACGCGAGCACTCGAAGAGAAGACACGCCAGCTCGAGCAGCAACTAATCGCCCTCCAAAACCAGCAGCGTGCACAGGAACAGCTGCTACGAGCTAAGCTACAGCAAGAGCAGGCCATTAtacagcagcaacaaatacAGCtacagcagcagaagcagcggCTCGATGAGGAGACTCGCCTGCGCATCCATCGATTCGAGCAAGAGCAACGCCTTTTCcgtcaacagcagcaacaacagcaattgTTCCAGCCACTTCAACTACAACAGCAGCTACCGTCGCAGCAGCAACTCCTCCCATTCAAACCGTCCCAGGCTTCACAGCAGATAGCACCTCAACCCACCTTCATTCAGGAGCTTCCCCGGCCCGGCCCAGCCGTGCAGTTCATCCCGAGCGTCAGCCTGCCGGGTGGCAAGCCGATCCCGATCTCGGTTGAGCAACAGCTACCCTTCAAGGAAGCCGTCGACTTCCAGGCCTCACAACAAGCACCGCAACAGTCCCAACCAAGCACTACCGTCGAGCAGGTGAAAGCCATCAGCCAGCCGACGCCACCATTGCCACCGCAACCGCCACAACTCGCCCGCGACCAGGCCCTTCCGCTAAAGCCCTTCCAGCCATTTAACCTTTTCCCGGTCCTTCCTCCACTGCAGCTCGGTCCTAGCCCTTTCGATCAGCAGCAACTACCGCCGCTACAGCAGCGCAACCGGATCTTCCGCCAAGAGCCAGCGACCGGCAATTTCGGCCTTAACCAGCAGCCATTCCGGCCATCACAACCATTCGCCAGTGATAGCCAAAATCTGCAGAACCTACTGTTCCAGTCCGGCATCACATCCCGCTCCGCCGAAGATTTCAACATCATCACGAAGGTGCTCGCCCTTAATCACGGCATCCCGCAAGCCTCCTCTCAGCGCATGTTCGCCAAGCTGAGCCCCGAACAGCAACGGCAGCTGCTCTTCCGGAAGTGA